A part of Polynucleobacter sp. MG-Unter2-18 genomic DNA contains:
- a CDS encoding gamma carbonic anhydrase family protein: MAIFELDGNAPRLDDGAWVAESAEVIGRVELHQNTSVWPKVVIRGDNDLIQIGEGSNVQDASILHTDPGYPLILGKHVTVGHQVMLHGCQIGDGSLIGIGAVILNGAKIGKNCLVGAGALVTEGKEFPDGSMILGSPAKAVKTLTPEQIAGIEDIAGRYIKNAQRYRLTLKKIA; the protein is encoded by the coding sequence ATGGCTATATTTGAACTAGATGGAAATGCTCCCCGCTTAGACGATGGAGCTTGGGTTGCCGAGAGTGCAGAAGTCATCGGTAGGGTAGAACTTCATCAAAATACGAGTGTATGGCCCAAGGTCGTGATCCGTGGCGATAACGATCTGATACAAATTGGCGAGGGCAGTAATGTGCAAGATGCCTCTATCTTGCATACTGACCCTGGTTATCCCCTCATCCTTGGTAAGCACGTTACCGTTGGACATCAAGTGATGCTTCACGGCTGTCAAATTGGTGATGGCAGTTTGATTGGTATTGGCGCCGTGATTTTGAATGGTGCCAAAATTGGTAAGAACTGTTTAGTGGGTGCCGGAGCATTGGTCACTGAGGGTAAAGAATTTCCTGACGGCTCGATGATTTTGGGTTCACCTGCCAAAGCAGTGAAGACGCTGACTCCAGAGCAAATTGCTGGCATTGAAGATATTGCTGGTCGTTACATAAAAAATGCGCAGCGATATCGGCTGACTCTGAAGAAAATTGCCTGA
- a CDS encoding Rap1a/Tai family immunity protein has product MKKVLILLAALGAFSSLAQAQEKIQVLSTQELVNVCKTPASPESRSFCVGYTTAIYDTYLATRHPQRAKPYICVKQPAPSRDEVIDDFVKFGQSNQQTADKPAAGVFLGFLASRFPCAKK; this is encoded by the coding sequence GTGAAAAAAGTTTTAATTCTATTGGCCGCTTTAGGCGCATTTTCTAGCTTAGCTCAGGCCCAAGAAAAAATTCAGGTGCTAAGCACCCAAGAACTCGTCAATGTTTGCAAAACACCCGCAAGCCCAGAATCTCGTAGTTTTTGCGTAGGCTATACAACGGCCATTTACGATACTTATTTGGCTACACGCCACCCACAGCGCGCCAAGCCATATATTTGCGTAAAGCAACCAGCGCCGTCTCGTGACGAAGTGATTGATGATTTTGTGAAATTTGGCCAATCCAATCAACAAACGGCTGACAAGCCAGCAGCAGGTGTTTTCTTGGGCTTTTTGGCATCACGCTTTCCTTGCGCCAAAAAATAA
- a CDS encoding trimeric intracellular cation channel family protein, with protein MDQINFWIGIIATVAFAVTGVLAIADRGVDLFGVMVLGVITAIGGGTLRDIILEVPAFWSIAQIYIWVALAACVVTFVAESFFTQPQIYRWMLYIDGLGAALFGIQGADKAWNLDFGLPVAPVILGVVTAIGGGLLRDILAGRKTLLMSHELYAIPVTLGCCIYVLILNFFPTYTLEGSVMCMLAIFGLRAAAIYWDLRVPKLFITKTR; from the coding sequence ATGGATCAAATTAATTTCTGGATTGGCATCATTGCCACGGTTGCTTTTGCAGTCACTGGTGTACTCGCTATTGCTGATCGGGGTGTCGATCTTTTTGGCGTCATGGTGCTAGGTGTGATTACCGCCATTGGTGGCGGAACACTGCGTGACATCATTTTGGAGGTCCCTGCATTTTGGTCAATTGCTCAAATTTATATCTGGGTGGCCTTGGCCGCGTGCGTCGTGACTTTTGTGGCGGAATCTTTTTTTACGCAGCCGCAGATTTATCGCTGGATGCTCTATATCGATGGACTTGGCGCAGCTTTGTTTGGCATTCAGGGAGCAGATAAAGCCTGGAACCTAGACTTTGGGTTGCCGGTTGCTCCTGTGATTCTGGGAGTGGTCACTGCAATTGGTGGTGGCTTGCTACGCGATATTTTGGCAGGCAGAAAAACCTTATTGATGTCACATGAACTGTATGCAATCCCTGTTACCTTGGGTTGCTGTATCTATGTCCTGATTCTGAATTTCTTCCCAACCTACACACTAGAGGGATCGGTGATGTGCATGCTAGCTATTTTTGGGTTACGGGCAGCTGCCATTTACTGGGATCTGCGCGTACCGAAATTATTTATTACTAAAACGCGCTAA
- a CDS encoding AEC family transporter — protein MFYVFNVVFPVFALILIGYVCGRTGKLGESASIELNRFVVWLALPAQLFNFASSSSWQTLWQPGFITAFFLSCLVVFIFVLAITWVRNRDLASASFSGLSASYSNTGYMGIPLCVLALGQDGLAPAIIATFIVFVMFAIATVLIEVGIQSHKKSHEIVWSVLKSLCTNPLLIAPVAGLLWSSTDLVLYDPLAQVISFLAAAATPCALVSIGLFLMQKENSAPQQAWGITFAKLIIQPVVAWVIAGPILDLPTLWVNAVVILAALPTGTGPFMLAQYYNAEGRIISRVVLLTTVGSLLTLSLFLWWSKGV, from the coding sequence TTGTTCTATGTTTTTAATGTAGTCTTTCCGGTATTTGCCCTCATTCTGATTGGCTATGTTTGTGGACGTACAGGCAAATTAGGTGAGAGTGCATCCATCGAGTTAAATCGCTTTGTCGTTTGGCTTGCGCTACCTGCTCAGTTATTTAATTTTGCTTCAAGTAGCAGTTGGCAAACGCTTTGGCAGCCAGGGTTTATTACCGCTTTTTTTCTGAGTTGCTTGGTGGTATTTATTTTTGTATTGGCAATCACTTGGGTACGTAATCGAGATTTAGCGAGCGCTAGTTTTTCAGGGCTGAGTGCGTCGTATTCGAATACGGGATACATGGGTATTCCGCTCTGCGTTTTGGCGCTCGGTCAAGATGGTCTGGCGCCAGCAATCATTGCAACCTTTATTGTGTTTGTAATGTTTGCAATTGCAACAGTCCTCATTGAGGTTGGTATACAGTCCCACAAAAAATCCCATGAGATTGTTTGGAGTGTGCTGAAGTCACTTTGTACCAATCCACTATTGATTGCTCCGGTGGCAGGTTTGTTATGGTCTTCTACAGACTTGGTTTTGTATGACCCATTAGCGCAAGTGATTTCTTTCTTGGCTGCGGCTGCAACGCCTTGTGCTTTAGTCTCTATTGGTTTGTTTTTGATGCAAAAAGAAAATTCAGCACCTCAACAGGCGTGGGGGATTACTTTTGCAAAACTGATTATTCAGCCTGTAGTTGCTTGGGTCATAGCCGGACCAATTTTGGACTTACCCACCTTATGGGTGAATGCCGTTGTGATTCTGGCAGCCCTTCCTACAGGCACGGGCCCGTTCATGTTGGCTCAGTATTACAACGCAGAAGGCAGAATTATTTCACGAGTGGTGCTCTTAACCACAGTGGGATCTTTGTTAACGCTGTCACTATTCCTTTGGTGGAGTAAGGGGGTTTAA
- a CDS encoding ammonium transporter produces the protein MGSYSVETLKSGSDVLFILLGAIMVLAMHAGFAFLELGTVRKKNQVNALVKILVDFAVSTIAYFFIGYSIAYGVDFFSGAEILAEKNGYELVKFFFLLTFAAAIPAIISGGIAERAKFNPQLIATFILVGFIYPFFEGITWNQHYGIQAWIKALTGEEFHDFAGSVVVHAVGGWIALPAIILLGARRGRYTKDGNVAAHPPSSIPFLALGAWILAVGWFGFNVMSAQTIDKVSGLVAMNSLMAMVGGTLAAWVIGRNDPGFTYNGPLAGLVAVCAGSDLMHPMGALVVGLIAGALFVYMFTLVQNRWKIDDVLGVWPLHGLCGLWGGLAAGIFGAKALGGLGGVTFLGQLIGTGLGVVIALVSGFVVYGLLKAILGIRMSQEDEYEGADLSIHRISSSPDRESNW, from the coding sequence ATGGGGAGTTATTCGGTGGAAACTTTGAAATCAGGCAGTGATGTCCTATTTATTTTGCTCGGCGCAATCATGGTCTTGGCTATGCATGCAGGATTTGCATTTCTTGAGCTGGGCACGGTACGCAAAAAAAACCAAGTAAATGCTTTAGTCAAAATCTTGGTGGACTTTGCCGTGTCAACCATTGCCTATTTCTTTATCGGGTACAGCATTGCTTACGGCGTTGACTTTTTCTCTGGTGCCGAAATCTTAGCCGAGAAAAACGGCTATGAACTCGTCAAATTCTTTTTCTTGCTGACTTTTGCCGCTGCTATTCCAGCCATTATCTCTGGCGGTATTGCGGAGCGTGCGAAGTTCAATCCTCAACTGATTGCTACTTTTATTTTGGTGGGTTTCATTTACCCCTTTTTCGAGGGTATTACTTGGAATCAGCATTACGGTATTCAGGCGTGGATCAAGGCATTGACTGGTGAAGAGTTTCATGATTTTGCTGGATCAGTTGTAGTGCATGCAGTGGGTGGTTGGATTGCATTGCCAGCCATCATTCTCTTGGGCGCCCGTCGTGGTCGCTACACCAAGGATGGCAATGTGGCTGCGCATCCACCATCTAGCATTCCATTCTTGGCATTGGGTGCTTGGATTCTGGCGGTAGGTTGGTTTGGATTTAACGTCATGAGTGCACAGACTATTGATAAAGTCAGTGGCTTAGTGGCTATGAATTCTCTGATGGCGATGGTTGGCGGCACTTTAGCTGCATGGGTAATTGGTCGTAATGATCCAGGCTTTACCTATAACGGGCCATTAGCTGGCTTGGTAGCGGTTTGTGCTGGCTCAGATCTAATGCACCCGATGGGCGCTTTGGTAGTTGGCTTAATTGCTGGCGCTCTCTTTGTATACATGTTTACCTTGGTGCAAAACCGCTGGAAAATCGACGATGTGTTGGGCGTCTGGCCGCTGCATGGCTTATGCGGTTTATGGGGTGGCTTAGCTGCAGGTATTTTTGGGGCAAAAGCATTAGGAGGTCTTGGTGGAGTGACTTTCTTGGGGCAGTTGATTGGAACTGGCTTGGGGGTTGTTATTGCTCTCGTCAGTGGTTTTGTGGTCTATGGTTTGCTAAAAGCTATTTTAGGTATCCGGATGTCACAAGAAGACGAGTACGAAGGTGCTGATTTAAGTATTCACCGGATTTCTTCTTCTCCTGATCGCGAGTCCAACTGGTAG
- a CDS encoding gamma-glutamyltransferase family protein gives MQQKWGIRGMAVAPHSLASESALAVLREGGNALEAMVAAAATIAVVYPHMNSIGGDSFWVIHSPGKAMGGIDACGAAAGLATKQWYAERGITTTIPFRGAIAANTVAGTISGWGAAQKLSQKGLGGRLPLSRLLVDAIHYAEAGVPVTHSQSSLTEKKRVELSPIPGFTETFLVDGKAPEIGSIFKQDRLAKTLRQISRKGTEDYYRGDLAKLLAKELTDIGSPLRLSDLHRHQAKLIDPLELKHSVGNIYNMTPPTQGVVSLMIIGILDQLNLKRFKVDSAEYVHHCVEATKQAFMVRDKYVTDPAYMTKHAQSFLSPDFLKKLAKNIDPEKALPWGQGKGPADTIWMGVIDGNGNGVSFIQSIYHEFGAGIVLPKSGVNWQNRGCSFSLDPKTLNHLEPYRKPFHTLNPAMALFKDGRSMVYGTMGGDGQPQTQCAVFTRTATYGLDPQDAISRPRWLLGRTWGQTSDSLKLESRFTPWVAKELHALGHEIEMLDTFDETVGHAGCIIRDPSGTLHGGWDPRSDGAVSAF, from the coding sequence ATGCAACAAAAATGGGGAATTCGAGGGATGGCGGTAGCGCCACACTCACTGGCATCTGAATCAGCATTGGCAGTACTGCGTGAGGGTGGTAATGCATTAGAGGCAATGGTTGCAGCTGCAGCGACTATTGCTGTCGTCTACCCCCACATGAATTCCATTGGTGGTGACTCTTTCTGGGTGATTCACTCTCCCGGAAAAGCTATGGGCGGAATTGATGCCTGTGGCGCAGCAGCTGGTTTAGCGACTAAACAGTGGTACGCAGAGCGTGGCATCACCACTACCATTCCTTTTAGGGGTGCCATCGCAGCCAATACGGTTGCAGGCACTATCTCTGGTTGGGGCGCTGCTCAGAAACTATCGCAAAAAGGTTTAGGTGGAAGACTTCCACTCTCCCGCTTGTTAGTAGATGCTATTCACTATGCTGAAGCGGGTGTGCCAGTTACTCACAGTCAATCAAGCTTGACTGAAAAAAAGAGGGTGGAGTTAAGCCCTATTCCCGGATTTACAGAGACATTCTTAGTAGATGGTAAGGCCCCTGAAATAGGTAGTATTTTTAAACAAGATCGTCTTGCAAAAACCTTACGGCAAATCTCGCGCAAGGGAACAGAAGATTACTACCGTGGTGATTTAGCCAAATTACTTGCCAAGGAACTCACAGATATCGGCAGCCCTCTCAGGTTGTCGGATCTGCATCGCCATCAAGCCAAGCTCATTGACCCGCTTGAACTCAAACATAGCGTGGGCAATATCTACAACATGACACCGCCAACTCAAGGCGTCGTTTCTTTGATGATCATCGGCATCCTGGACCAACTTAATCTCAAGCGCTTTAAAGTCGACAGCGCCGAATATGTTCACCACTGTGTTGAGGCCACCAAGCAAGCCTTCATGGTCAGAGATAAATATGTGACTGATCCTGCTTATATGACAAAGCATGCTCAATCTTTCTTGTCCCCTGACTTTTTAAAGAAGCTGGCAAAAAATATTGATCCTGAAAAAGCATTACCTTGGGGTCAGGGTAAAGGGCCGGCCGATACGATTTGGATGGGGGTGATTGATGGCAATGGAAATGGTGTTTCCTTTATTCAAAGTATTTATCACGAGTTTGGCGCCGGCATCGTTCTACCCAAGTCTGGTGTGAACTGGCAGAACCGAGGTTGCAGCTTCTCGCTGGATCCAAAGACACTCAATCACCTTGAGCCCTATCGAAAACCATTCCATACATTGAACCCGGCCATGGCTTTGTTTAAGGATGGTCGGTCCATGGTGTACGGCACGATGGGTGGCGATGGCCAACCTCAAACTCAGTGTGCAGTCTTTACTCGCACAGCGACATATGGCCTAGACCCACAAGATGCGATTAGCCGTCCACGTTGGCTGCTTGGCAGGACCTGGGGACAAACCAGCGACAGTTTGAAATTAGAATCACGCTTCACTCCTTGGGTTGCCAAAGAGCTTCATGCTCTAGGACATGAGATTGAAATGCTCGATACCTTTGATGAAACCGTTGGCCATGCTGGCTGCATTATTCGGGATCCATCAGGCACGCTACATGGCGGCTGGGATCCCCGCAGTGATGGCGCAGTTAGCGCGTTTTAG
- the maiA gene encoding maleylacetoacetate isomerase yields MKTQLYSFWRSSAAFRVRIVLNLKGMDYEVIPIHLVKNGGGQSTPEYASKNPNRLVPLYTDGSHTIHQSLAIIEYLEEIQPHPPLLPQTPIDRAWVRSVAMDIAMEIHPLNNVRVLRYLMKTLGVSAEAKDAWGHHWIVLGLESLEKQLSVDARVGRFACGDQPGLIDICLVPQIFNALSTKIDMTSYPTLMKIFHQCMTLPAFIDASWEKQIDAEGLNPLTPPKE; encoded by the coding sequence ATGAAAACTCAGTTGTATAGCTTTTGGCGAAGCTCAGCAGCCTTTCGGGTGCGCATTGTCCTGAACTTAAAAGGCATGGATTATGAAGTGATTCCAATACATCTGGTGAAGAATGGTGGCGGACAAAGCACTCCAGAATATGCAAGTAAAAATCCCAATCGCTTGGTGCCCCTCTATACCGATGGTTCTCACACCATTCACCAATCGCTCGCCATCATTGAATATTTAGAAGAGATTCAGCCGCATCCTCCGCTACTACCCCAAACGCCAATCGATCGAGCGTGGGTACGCTCAGTAGCCATGGATATCGCTATGGAAATTCACCCACTGAATAATGTAAGGGTGTTGCGCTATCTCATGAAAACTTTAGGCGTGAGTGCAGAAGCAAAAGATGCCTGGGGTCATCATTGGATAGTTTTGGGTTTAGAAAGTCTAGAAAAGCAATTGAGCGTTGATGCGAGAGTCGGTCGTTTTGCTTGTGGAGATCAACCTGGCTTGATTGATATTTGCTTAGTGCCGCAAATTTTTAATGCGCTCAGTACCAAGATCGATATGACGAGCTACCCAACACTCATGAAGATATTTCATCAATGTATGACGCTACCCGCATTTATTGATGCCTCTTGGGAAAAGCAAATTGATGCGGAGGGATTAAACCCCCTTACTCCACCAAAGGAATAG